In Penaeus vannamei isolate JL-2024 chromosome 4, ASM4276789v1, whole genome shotgun sequence, a single window of DNA contains:
- the LOC138861576 gene encoding ribosome-binding protein 1-like codes for MMKKEKKKKLKRGTEEAKKARKKAPAKECGSAGAGKCAERTIRVSDDPKPRQTNGYQILRGDPRAAATKGNDAAAMTQQQEHTTNRTAAKEQQQGRTTNGVVATTQQQGHSSKGRAAGAQQQGKSSRGTAAREEQQGHSSKGRAAGAQQQGKSSRGTAAREEQQGHSSKGRAAGAQQQGKSSRGTAAREEQQGHSSKGRAAGAQQQGKSSRGSSKGRAAGAQQQGKSSRGTAAREEQQGHSSKGRAAGAQQQGKSSRGTAAREEQQGHSSNGAALTTRQQGHSIKRNSRGTTATTQQYGHSSSNTTAWKHLQQHNSMDTTATTRTQQQHYGHRSTTTRTQQQHIMETSATTQQHGNICNNTTARKHLQQHNSTETSATTQQHGNICNNTTAWKHLQQHNSMDTAPTEQQRHRPTASLAPAFGNRSTSSGIIGRRHCRSGLRRVPQRPTLPTAQKTPEPQGMEEMRLGIHGILRPDGSTKTPSSK; via the exons atgatgaagaaagaaaagaagaagaaattaaaacgTGGCacggaagaagcaaagaaagcaaggaagaaggctCCAGCCAAGGAGTGTGGCAGCGCAGGAG CAGGTAAATGCGCTGAGAGGACGATCAGAGTTTCGGACGATCCTAAACCGAGGCAG ACCAATGGATATCAGATACTCCGAGGCGACCCAAGGGCAGCTGCAACCAAAGGCAATGACGCAGCTGCAATGACACAGCAGCAAGAGCACACCACCAATAGAACAGCGGCAAAGGAACAGCAGCAAGGGCGCACCACCAACGGCGTAGTAGCAACAACACAACAGCAGGGGCACAGCAGCAAGGGAAGAGCAGCAGGGGCACAGCAGCAAGGGAAGAGCAGCAGGGGCACAGCAGCAAGGGAAGAGCAGCAGGGGCACAGCAGCAAGGGAAGAGCAGCAGGGGCACAGCAGCAAGGGAAGAGCAGCAGGGGCACAGCAGCAAGGGAAGAGCAGCAGGGGCACAGCAGCAAGGGAAGAGCAGCAGGGGCACAGCAGCAAGGGAAGAGCAGCAGGGGCACAGCAGCAAGGGAAGAGCAGCAGGGGCACAGCAGCAAGGGAAGAGCAGCAGGGGCACAGCAGCAAGGGAAGAGCAGCAGGGGCAGCAGCAAGGGAAGAGCAGCAGGGGCACAGCAGCAAGGGAAGAGCAGCAGGGGCACAGCAGCAAGGGAAGAGCAGCAGGGGCACAGCAGCAAGGGAAGAGCAGCAGGGGCACAGCAGCAAGGGAAGAGCAGCAGGGGCACAGCAGCAAGGGAAGAGCAGCAGGGGCACAGCAGCAACGGGGCAGCACTAACAACACGGCAGCAAGGGCACTCCATCAAACGGAACAGCAGAggcacaacagcaacaacacaacaatatggacacagcagcagcaacacaaCAGCATGGAAACATCTGCAACAACACAACAGCATggacacaacagcaacaacaaggacACAGCAGCAACATTATGGACACAGAAGCACAACAACAAGGACACAGCAACAACACATCATGGAAACATCTGCAACAACACAACAGCATGGAAACATCTGCAACAACACAACAGCACGGAAACATCTGCAACAACACAACAGCACGGAAACATCTGCAACAACACAACAGCACGGAAACATCTGCAACAACACAACAGCATGGAAACATCTGCAACAACACAACAGCATGGACACAGCACCGACGGAACAGCAGCGCCACCGCCCAACCGCCAGCCTCGCCCCGGCCTTCGGAAACAGGTCGACTTCCAGCGGCATTATTGGGCGGAGGCATTGTAGGTCGGGTCTCCGTCGGGTCCcgcag CGCCCGACTCTCCCGACCGCACAGAAGACTCCGGAACCTCAAGGAATGGAAGAAATGCGCCTCGGAATCCATGGCATTCTTCGGCCCGACGGAAGCACAAAGACACCTTCTTCCAAATGA